In Streptomyces alboniger, the following are encoded in one genomic region:
- a CDS encoding S1C family serine protease, which yields MSTENEGNEVPQAPSAPPVPVDAPAVSADAAHSVPSAASEQASAGTGAGAGTGAALGAGPGAGPDAPTTTATATGSGAWPPPPPPAVPSYASGGGAGSGWGASYQPQDPKPGRRRGGLVAGMLAAALIAGGVGGGVGYWAAERNDNDTGSTTVSAADTPADLKREPGSVAKIANDALPSVVTIEAQSGSGEGGTGTGFVYDKQGHILTNNHVVASAAEGGKLQVTFSNGKKYAAEVIGRAEGYDVAVLKLKNPPGDLKPLPLGNSDRVAVGDSTIAIGAPFGLSNTVTTGIISAKNRPVTSSDGGQSGKSSYMSALQTDASINPGNSGGPLLDGRGAVIGINSAIKPADSGGLGGSGQSGSIGLGFAIPVNQAKYVAQQLIKTGKPVYPVIGASVSLQQDSSDGATISREGVGGSEPVTPNGPADKAGLKPGDVITKLDDTVIDSGPTLIGQIWTHKPGDTVKITYERDGEEHTVDVTLGQRKGDS from the coding sequence GTGAGCACCGAGAACGAGGGCAACGAGGTACCCCAGGCCCCGTCCGCACCTCCCGTGCCGGTGGACGCTCCCGCTGTTTCCGCCGACGCCGCGCACTCCGTCCCTTCTGCCGCTTCCGAGCAGGCTTCCGCCGGTACGGGTGCCGGTGCGGGCACGGGCGCCGCCCTTGGCGCCGGTCCTGGCGCCGGTCCTGATGCCCCCACCACCACCGCGACCGCCACCGGCTCGGGCGCTTGGCCGCCTCCGCCGCCGCCCGCCGTGCCGTCGTACGCCTCCGGTGGGGGCGCCGGCTCCGGCTGGGGCGCCTCGTACCAGCCGCAGGACCCGAAGCCCGGCCGTCGGCGCGGCGGTCTTGTTGCCGGGATGCTCGCGGCCGCCCTGATCGCGGGCGGTGTCGGCGGCGGCGTCGGCTACTGGGCAGCCGAGCGGAACGACAACGACACCGGCTCGACCACGGTCTCCGCGGCCGACACGCCCGCCGACCTGAAGCGCGAACCGGGCTCGGTCGCCAAGATCGCGAACGACGCGCTGCCGAGCGTGGTCACCATCGAGGCGCAGAGCGGCAGCGGCGAGGGCGGCACGGGCACCGGCTTCGTCTACGACAAGCAGGGCCACATCCTCACCAACAACCACGTGGTGGCGTCGGCGGCCGAGGGCGGAAAGCTCCAGGTGACGTTCTCCAACGGCAAGAAGTACGCCGCCGAGGTCATCGGCCGTGCCGAGGGCTACGACGTGGCCGTCCTGAAGCTCAAGAACCCCCCGGGCGACCTGAAGCCGCTCCCCCTCGGCAACTCCGACCGCGTGGCCGTCGGCGACTCGACGATCGCGATCGGCGCCCCCTTCGGCCTCTCGAACACCGTCACGACGGGCATCATCAGCGCCAAGAACCGCCCGGTGACCTCCAGCGACGGCGGGCAGAGCGGCAAGAGCTCGTACATGAGCGCCCTCCAGACCGACGCGTCCATCAACCCCGGCAACTCCGGCGGCCCGCTCCTGGACGGGCGCGGCGCGGTCATCGGCATCAACTCCGCGATCAAGCCCGCCGACAGCGGCGGCCTCGGCGGCTCAGGCCAGTCGGGCTCCATCGGCCTCGGCTTCGCGATCCCGGTGAACCAGGCGAAGTACGTCGCCCAGCAGCTGATCAAGACCGGCAAGCCGGTCTACCCCGTGATCGGCGCCTCGGTCTCGCTCCAGCAGGACTCCTCGGACGGCGCGACGATCTCCCGGGAGGGCGTGGGCGGTTCGGAGCCGGTCACTCCGAACGGCCCCGCGGACAAGGCGGGCCTCAAGCCCGGCGACGTCATCACGAAGCTGGACGACACGGTGATCGACAGCGGCCCGACCCTGATCGGCCAGATCTGGACGCACAAGCCCGGCGACACCGTCAAGATCACCTACGAGCGCGACGGCGAGGAGCACACGGTCGACGTGACCCTGGGCCAGCGCAAGGGCGACAGCTGA
- a CDS encoding NUDIX hydrolase: MEWKTHGERQVYTNKWVNLCLVDVQQPDGRRWEYHVVRLRHLAVAAVVNARQEVLMMWRHRFITDSWAWELPMGLVEEGESPEEAAAREVLEETGWRPGPIKPLIYAEPANGITDSQHHVFRVEGAVYDGPPTEKNESDRIEWIPLSEVRGMIDRREIRSSGSLVGLLYLLMDEGVR; the protein is encoded by the coding sequence ATGGAGTGGAAAACCCACGGGGAGCGGCAGGTTTACACCAACAAGTGGGTGAATCTCTGTCTGGTCGATGTTCAGCAGCCTGACGGGCGCAGGTGGGAGTATCACGTCGTTCGCCTGCGTCACCTGGCCGTGGCGGCCGTGGTGAACGCTCGCCAAGAGGTCCTGATGATGTGGCGGCACCGGTTCATCACGGACTCTTGGGCCTGGGAGCTGCCCATGGGCCTGGTCGAAGAGGGTGAGAGCCCTGAAGAAGCGGCGGCTCGCGAGGTACTGGAAGAAACGGGCTGGCGCCCCGGCCCCATCAAGCCCTTGATCTACGCCGAGCCGGCCAACGGGATCACCGACTCACAGCATCACGTCTTCCGTGTGGAGGGAGCCGTCTACGACGGGCCGCCCACCGAGAAGAACGAGTCGGACCGCATCGAGTGGATTCCCCTCTCAGAGGTGCGGGGGATGATCGACCGCCGTGAGATCCGAAGCAGTGGCTCGCTCGTCGGCCTGCTGTACCTGCTCATGGATGAAGGGGTCCGCTGA
- a CDS encoding TIGR04255 family protein, whose product MSEREVYPNSPLALVAIEVRHPTAAPLSSTQEAEIKRGVASVTPLSKPAHVQTVTITAGLNLGKPDVSTQTSPRFMSRDKALSVTFRDDALVVETTRYERYEVLRKLVTLALKVRQNVAPVDGIERVGIRYINEVRVPYVETPTNWQDWVRPALSGPTTLKTPTGLDLNSWQGVTLFGDPTQEASLVRHGLHEGYAVNPGGDLRRKTPPPGPFFLIDIDSFWLSTEETPAATPENTLTCLDRLNTSARELFESVITDRLRNEVLRNGI is encoded by the coding sequence ATGAGCGAGCGCGAAGTGTACCCCAACTCACCACTGGCGCTGGTCGCCATCGAGGTGCGACACCCCACTGCGGCGCCCCTCAGCAGCACCCAAGAAGCTGAGATCAAGAGGGGTGTCGCTTCGGTGACCCCTCTGTCGAAGCCTGCCCACGTTCAAACAGTCACCATCACAGCCGGATTGAACCTGGGCAAACCCGATGTAAGCACGCAGACATCACCTCGTTTCATGAGCCGCGACAAAGCACTCTCCGTCACGTTTCGCGACGACGCTCTCGTAGTCGAGACAACTCGGTATGAACGCTACGAAGTCCTGCGCAAGCTGGTCACCTTGGCTTTGAAGGTACGGCAGAATGTGGCGCCAGTCGACGGAATCGAGCGCGTCGGAATTCGCTACATCAACGAGGTGCGAGTTCCATATGTCGAAACACCGACAAATTGGCAAGACTGGGTGCGGCCTGCCCTATCGGGGCCGACCACGCTAAAAACACCGACTGGGCTCGATCTAAATTCATGGCAGGGCGTAACTCTGTTTGGTGACCCAACCCAGGAGGCATCACTCGTACGACATGGCCTACACGAAGGCTACGCCGTAAACCCGGGCGGCGACCTCCGCCGAAAGACACCCCCACCCGGCCCTTTCTTCCTCATCGACATCGATAGCTTCTGGCTCTCCACAGAAGAGACGCCTGCGGCGACTCCAGAGAACACCCTCACCTGTCTAGATAGGCTTAATACGTCCGCGAGAGAACTATTCGAATCCGTAATTACCGATCGCCTTCGAAACGAGGTTCTCCGCAATGGAATCTAA
- a CDS encoding MaoC family dehydratase, whose translation MRPGEELPALEIPITRTLIVAGAIASRDYQDVHHDAELAAAKGSPDIFMNILTTNGLVGRYITDHFGPAAVLRKVAIRLGAPNYPGDTMVLTGTVEKVDVSPGDASPGNASPGGETATVKVIGVNGIGRHVTGTVSVTLPAGGLA comes from the coding sequence ATGAGGCCGGGTGAGGAACTGCCGGCGCTGGAGATCCCGATCACCCGCACCCTGATCGTCGCCGGGGCCATCGCCTCCCGCGACTACCAGGACGTCCACCACGACGCGGAGCTGGCCGCGGCCAAGGGCTCCCCGGACATCTTCATGAACATCCTGACGACCAACGGCCTCGTCGGCCGGTACATCACGGACCACTTCGGCCCCGCGGCGGTCCTGCGCAAGGTGGCCATACGGCTCGGCGCGCCCAACTACCCCGGGGACACCATGGTGCTGACCGGCACGGTCGAGAAGGTCGACGTCTCCCCCGGGGACGCCTCCCCCGGAAATGCCTCCCCCGGCGGCGAGACGGCCACCGTCAAGGTCATCGGGGTCAACGGCATCGGCAGGCACGTCACGGGCACCGTGAGCGTGACGCTGCCCGCGGGGGGCCTCGCATGA
- a CDS encoding protein kinase domain-containing protein — MSGSPPELPIVVLDALMPTAQRLVADRRGSMVWEVESCRGRYAVKVGHPIEATADWPAQPWTALAPAREGAVMYRLGRADFAYGEWEHGTWNLQPWHEGPDLHRLWEPCRRSDSSAPPDSSVALGCVMALADLHAKGWAHGDVQPAHFIIGPDGTQLIDLALARGGGQMPKGYDFPFRGCLVHYEAPEIARSVLATGEAEPTQEADVYALGASLLISATGWRVMEYPDDAPRSVQREAVAKGRRRPVKVPGELGGLIDSMLSQAPEDRPTIFEVGKALSCL; from the coding sequence TTGTCCGGGTCACCCCCTGAACTCCCGATCGTGGTGCTCGACGCACTCATGCCGACGGCTCAACGTCTCGTGGCGGATCGCCGTGGCTCCATGGTGTGGGAAGTTGAGAGCTGCCGGGGCCGTTACGCGGTGAAGGTCGGGCACCCGATCGAGGCGACGGCCGATTGGCCTGCCCAGCCCTGGACCGCGCTCGCGCCCGCGCGTGAAGGGGCCGTGATGTATCGGCTGGGCCGCGCTGACTTCGCATACGGCGAGTGGGAGCACGGAACGTGGAATCTCCAGCCGTGGCATGAAGGACCGGATTTGCATCGGCTTTGGGAGCCGTGTCGTAGATCCGACTCCTCTGCGCCACCGGACTCCAGCGTGGCACTCGGTTGCGTGATGGCGCTGGCCGACCTGCACGCCAAGGGGTGGGCCCACGGTGACGTGCAACCCGCTCACTTCATCATCGGGCCGGACGGGACGCAGCTCATCGATCTCGCCTTGGCTCGGGGTGGTGGACAGATGCCCAAGGGATACGACTTCCCGTTCCGCGGTTGCCTGGTCCACTACGAAGCGCCCGAGATCGCGCGCAGTGTGCTGGCGACAGGGGAAGCCGAACCCACCCAGGAAGCCGACGTATACGCGCTCGGTGCCTCGCTGCTCATCTCCGCCACGGGCTGGCGGGTGATGGAGTACCCGGACGATGCTCCTCGCTCAGTGCAGAGAGAAGCCGTGGCGAAGGGTCGGCGTCGACCTGTGAAGGTGCCTGGCGAACTGGGCGGGCTGATCGACTCGATGCTCAGCCAAGCGCCAGAGGACCGGCCCACCATCTTCGAGGTGGGAAAGGCTCTGAGCTGCCTCTGA
- a CDS encoding helix-turn-helix transcriptional regulator, whose protein sequence is MASTELVELQPEVASPPTRPIESIEVGDLADRTGSLRSRTRFTHEDAAELHRDVLFTEWQQLTSTRGKLAPAAMLEQIAELGFSWRDVARLLKVSVPAVQKWRRGEGVTGPNRLNIASLLAMCQMLAEHYAVQEVASWFEMPLTSKCPVTPMDLYATERQDLIFDYASSHADVEQVLNDYDPDWRERYASTFEVYEAADGDLAIRPKE, encoded by the coding sequence ATGGCTTCCACCGAACTCGTTGAACTCCAGCCCGAGGTCGCCTCGCCGCCTACCCGACCGATCGAGAGTATCGAGGTCGGAGACCTTGCAGACCGAACCGGCTCCCTCCGCTCCCGCACACGGTTCACCCACGAGGACGCAGCCGAGCTCCACCGCGATGTCCTGTTCACCGAGTGGCAGCAACTGACCAGCACAAGAGGCAAGCTGGCGCCAGCAGCGATGCTGGAGCAGATCGCGGAACTAGGCTTCTCCTGGCGCGACGTAGCCCGCCTCCTCAAGGTCAGCGTGCCGGCAGTTCAGAAGTGGCGCCGAGGCGAGGGCGTTACCGGCCCAAATCGTCTCAACATCGCCAGCCTGCTGGCAATGTGCCAGATGCTCGCTGAGCACTATGCCGTCCAAGAAGTGGCCTCATGGTTCGAGATGCCCCTTACGTCCAAGTGCCCCGTCACTCCTATGGACCTCTACGCAACCGAGCGACAAGATTTGATCTTCGACTACGCAAGTAGCCACGCCGACGTAGAGCAAGTACTCAATGACTATGACCCGGACTGGCGCGAGCGGTACGCTTCGACCTTCGAGGTTTACGAGGCCGCCGATGGCGATCTCGCTATCCGTCCGAAGGAATAG
- a CDS encoding bifunctional DNA primase/polymerase: MATIDRHASTLALAHALSAAERRLAVIPLSRTKLPALRSPHHDDPGTAGPCHGACGRLGHGVYDASTDPRRVRELFAAAPWATGYGIACGLPPHHLIGVDLDTKSGADASAALRELALRHLFTIPETVVVTTPSGGRHIWLAGPPDTVVPNSAGRLAPGIDIRGAGGYLVGPGSRTEHGVYGTVPGTAQLPPAPCPPALLRLLTPPPRARHAAPPQAAPEPAQQGHGLVQFVLAAHEGQRNTRLFWAACRAYENGIGETLAPHLTDAALRVGLTHREARSTIASAARLTGHA, encoded by the coding sequence ATGGCCACCATCGACCGCCATGCCTCCACCCTCGCGCTCGCCCACGCCCTGTCCGCCGCCGAGCGGCGCCTCGCGGTGATCCCGCTCTCCCGCACCAAGCTCCCCGCCCTGCGCTCCCCCCATCACGACGACCCCGGCACGGCGGGGCCCTGCCACGGCGCGTGCGGCCGCCTCGGCCACGGGGTGTACGACGCGTCGACCGACCCGCGCCGCGTCCGCGAACTCTTCGCCGCCGCCCCCTGGGCCACCGGTTACGGCATCGCCTGCGGACTGCCCCCGCACCACCTGATCGGCGTCGACCTGGACACCAAGTCCGGCGCGGACGCCTCCGCGGCCCTGCGCGAACTGGCGCTGCGCCACCTCTTCACGATCCCCGAGACCGTCGTCGTGACCACGCCCAGCGGCGGCCGGCACATCTGGCTGGCGGGCCCGCCCGACACCGTGGTCCCCAACTCGGCGGGCCGGCTCGCCCCCGGCATCGACATCCGGGGCGCGGGCGGCTACCTCGTCGGCCCCGGCTCCCGCACCGAACACGGCGTCTACGGCACGGTCCCCGGCACCGCCCAGCTACCCCCCGCCCCCTGCCCACCCGCGCTGCTGCGCCTGCTCACGCCCCCACCCCGTGCACGGCACGCGGCGCCCCCGCAGGCTGCGCCCGAACCGGCCCAACAGGGCCACGGACTCGTACAGTTCGTCCTCGCGGCGCACGAGGGCCAGCGCAACACCCGTCTCTTCTGGGCGGCTTGCCGCGCGTACGAGAACGGCATCGGCGAGACCCTGGCCCCCCACCTCACGGACGCCGCCCTCCGCGTGGGCCTCACCCACCGCGAGGCCCGCTCCACCATCGCCTCGGCGGCACGCCTCACGGGGCACGCGTAA
- a CDS encoding helix-turn-helix domain-containing protein: protein MPDADRPQELPARLLTDPEMIDACRARDFARVFRLVKTRAGIYPSMIARRCDLTPSRVGEVIAGRRQLLHMDVVERIADGLRIPGHMLGLTRRAWETPQALATTERALPQTPGQGPGQQNAMSLPGADVDSILVLATRTSLNTATLAAFRSSIEDYWRRDDQHGGEALRPAIVGQLRYVVGLLKEIRSPSIQSGLYGIAAELARLTGWTYFDARQYDQARLYFTEALQLAKEIDDRQFMANVLACMSLQGTYQDKPADSLALVAAAQDQARSALDTTPRVLSMLSMREAFAHATLGNRESTHRAMKEAHRRFEQIRTSDPDPSWVTYFDETKLIVDTGIAHGRLGEAATAEPLIADALRREAHTNQRGRAFHSFWLARTQLDQGKLDQACHTATQALEPASAVASERVTSHLREFYDQLAPHRKEPVALAFEARLRELLPPVSGPLHP from the coding sequence ATGCCCGACGCCGACCGGCCGCAGGAACTGCCTGCCCGGCTGCTCACCGATCCCGAGATGATCGACGCGTGTCGAGCGCGAGACTTCGCCCGAGTCTTTCGACTGGTCAAGACCAGGGCAGGCATCTACCCCTCGATGATCGCCAGGCGGTGCGACCTCACGCCAAGCCGTGTCGGCGAAGTCATCGCGGGGCGCCGTCAGTTGCTCCACATGGATGTCGTCGAGCGCATCGCGGATGGCTTGCGCATCCCCGGACACATGCTCGGACTCACCCGCCGGGCCTGGGAGACGCCTCAGGCCCTGGCGACCACCGAGAGAGCGTTGCCCCAAACGCCTGGGCAGGGACCGGGCCAGCAAAACGCCATGTCGCTGCCCGGTGCCGATGTGGACAGCATCCTGGTCTTGGCCACCCGTACAAGCCTCAACACGGCGACCCTTGCGGCGTTTCGCTCCTCCATCGAGGACTACTGGCGACGAGACGACCAGCACGGCGGAGAAGCACTACGACCGGCCATCGTCGGGCAACTCCGCTATGTGGTCGGCCTCCTGAAGGAGATCCGGAGTCCGTCGATCCAGAGCGGTCTGTACGGCATCGCCGCCGAGCTGGCACGTCTCACCGGATGGACCTACTTCGACGCGCGTCAGTACGACCAAGCTCGCCTGTACTTCACCGAAGCCCTGCAACTGGCCAAGGAGATCGACGACCGGCAGTTCATGGCCAATGTCTTGGCGTGCATGAGCTTGCAGGGCACGTACCAGGACAAGCCTGCCGACTCTCTGGCCCTCGTGGCAGCCGCTCAGGACCAGGCCCGCTCAGCGCTCGACACCACCCCCCGCGTCCTCTCCATGCTGTCGATGCGAGAAGCCTTTGCCCACGCGACGCTTGGCAACCGGGAGTCCACGCATCGGGCGATGAAGGAGGCGCACCGCCGTTTCGAGCAGATCCGGACGAGCGACCCGGACCCGTCATGGGTGACGTACTTCGATGAGACGAAGCTGATCGTGGACACGGGCATCGCACACGGACGACTGGGCGAGGCCGCGACCGCTGAACCCCTGATCGCGGACGCTCTGCGGCGTGAGGCCCACACCAATCAACGCGGTCGGGCATTTCACTCGTTCTGGCTTGCCCGTACACAGCTCGACCAGGGCAAGCTCGACCAGGCGTGCCACACCGCCACACAAGCGCTGGAGCCCGCCTCCGCAGTCGCCTCAGAGCGAGTGACGAGCCACCTCAGGGAGTTCTACGACCAGCTGGCCCCGCACAGGAAGGAACCCGTAGCCCTCGCTTTCGAAGCGCGGCTACGGGAGCTTCTCCCACCGGTCAGCGGACCCCTTCATCCATGA
- a CDS encoding bifunctional MaoC family dehydratase N-terminal/OB-fold nucleic acid binding domain-containing protein, whose product MPYAELKAFEGLAAAEAGRGKDPVNEPMIRHWCEAMGDTNPAYAGADPIAPPTMLQAWTMGGLSGHEGRSEAYDALFALLDGAGYTAVVATDCQQEYARALRPGDGITFDAVIESVSERKTTKLGTGHFITTRMDVRADGEPAGTHRFRILKYAPAPRKPQGKRPRPVINRDNAGFWEGVAAHRLLIQRCVGCGELRFPWLPGCNACGSPEWDTVEASGEGTVYSYVVMHHPPFPAFDPPYAVGLVELAEGVRIVSNVIGVPYDEVRIGMPVRLAFRRVDEELELPLFRALDDGAGESTRGARG is encoded by the coding sequence ATCCCGTACGCGGAGTTGAAGGCGTTCGAGGGGCTGGCGGCGGCGGAGGCAGGACGCGGCAAGGACCCGGTCAACGAACCGATGATCAGGCACTGGTGCGAGGCGATGGGCGACACCAACCCCGCGTACGCGGGCGCGGACCCCATCGCTCCGCCCACGATGTTGCAGGCCTGGACGATGGGCGGCCTCTCCGGGCACGAGGGGCGCTCGGAGGCGTACGACGCGCTGTTCGCGCTGCTCGACGGCGCGGGGTACACCGCGGTGGTCGCCACCGACTGCCAGCAGGAGTACGCGCGGGCGCTGCGCCCCGGCGACGGGATCACCTTCGACGCGGTGATCGAGTCGGTGTCGGAGCGCAAGACCACCAAGCTCGGCACGGGCCACTTCATCACTACGCGGATGGACGTCAGGGCGGACGGTGAGCCGGCCGGGACGCACCGCTTCCGGATCCTCAAGTACGCGCCCGCGCCACGAAAGCCCCAGGGCAAGCGCCCCCGCCCGGTGATCAACCGCGACAACGCGGGGTTCTGGGAGGGCGTTGCCGCGCACCGGCTGCTGATCCAGCGCTGCGTCGGCTGCGGCGAACTCCGCTTCCCCTGGCTGCCCGGCTGCAACGCCTGCGGTTCGCCCGAGTGGGACACGGTCGAGGCGAGCGGGGAGGGCACGGTCTATTCGTACGTCGTGATGCACCATCCGCCCTTCCCGGCCTTCGACCCTCCCTACGCGGTGGGGCTCGTCGAGCTGGCGGAAGGTGTGCGGATCGTCAGCAACGTCATCGGGGTGCCGTACGACGAGGTGCGGATCGGGATGCCGGTGCGGCTCGCGTTCCGGCGGGTGGACGAGGAGTTGGAGCTGCCTTTGTTCAGGGCGCTGGACGACGGGGCCGGGGAGAGCACGCGGGGGGCGCGGGGATGA
- a CDS encoding glycine-rich domain-containing protein gives MTATANDLRSGRAVAGEELFESLAHFVAVHNGQSPERARKIADQAVAFLVTAANATIPMVPSDDVDFGLHALILQRKEYADLCQRYAGRFLHHNPKPGGGGRDAEKVAASARAMKAGGFVVFDELWTVDGANLAQCDSDCGRPYGQA, from the coding sequence ATGACAGCAACGGCGAACGACCTGAGGTCCGGCCGCGCGGTGGCTGGTGAGGAGCTGTTCGAAAGCCTCGCTCACTTTGTGGCTGTTCACAACGGGCAGTCACCCGAGCGTGCGAGGAAGATCGCGGATCAGGCGGTGGCCTTCCTGGTCACTGCGGCCAACGCCACGATCCCCATGGTTCCGTCGGACGACGTGGACTTCGGCCTGCACGCGCTCATCCTGCAAAGGAAGGAGTACGCCGACCTGTGCCAGCGGTACGCGGGTCGCTTCCTGCACCACAACCCGAAGCCGGGAGGCGGAGGCCGCGACGCGGAAAAGGTCGCTGCCTCGGCACGTGCCATGAAGGCCGGCGGTTTCGTGGTCTTCGATGAACTGTGGACCGTGGACGGCGCGAACCTCGCGCAGTGCGACTCGGACTGCGGCCGACCGTACGGTCAGGCATAG